The Meriones unguiculatus strain TT.TT164.6M chromosome 1, Bangor_MerUng_6.1, whole genome shotgun sequence genome has a segment encoding these proteins:
- the Tlx1 gene encoding T-cell leukemia homeobox protein 1 isoform X1 — MEHLGPHHLHPGHAEPISFGIDQILNSPDQGGCMGPASRLQDGEYGLGCLVGGAYAYGGGGGSAAGAGAGGAGAYGAGGPGGPGGPAGGGACSMGPLAGSYNVNMALAGGGGPGGGGGGGGGGGAGPLSAAGVIRVPAHRPLAGAVAHPQPLATGLPTVPSVPAVPGVNNLTGLTFPWMESNRRYTKDRFTVALSPFTVTRRIGHPYQNRTPPKKKKPRTSFTRLQICELEKRFHRQKYLASAERAALAKALKMTDAQVKTWFQNRRTKWRRQTAEEREAERQQANRILLQLQQEAFQKSLAQPLPADPLCVHNSSLFALQNLQPWSDDSTKITSVTSVASACE; from the exons ATGGAGCACCTGGGGCCGCACCACCTCCACCCGGGCCACGCGGAGCCCATCAGCTTCGGCATCGACCAGATCCTCAACAGCCCGGACCAGGGCGGCTGCATGGGGCCCGCTTCGCGCCTGCAGGACGGAGAATACGGCCTGGGCTGCTTGGTCGGAGGCGCCTACGCTTACGGCGGCGGCGGGGGCTCGGCCGCGGGCGCGGGGGCCGGGGGCGCGGGAGCCTACGGCGCCGGGGGCCCGGGCGGGCCCGGCGGCCCGGCGGGCGGCGGAGCCTGCAGCATGGGCCCTCTGGCCGGCTCCTACAACGTGAACATGGCCTTGGCGGGCGGCGGCGggccgggcggcggcggcggcggcgggggcggcgggggcgCGGGGCCGCTGAGCGCCGCGGGCGTGATCCGGGTGCCCGCGCACAGGCCGCTGGCCGGAGCGGTGGCCCACCCCCAGCCGCTGGCCACCGGCTTGCCCACCGTGCCCTCCGTGCCCGCGGTGCCGGGCGTCAACAACCTCACTGGCCTCACCTTCCCCTGGATGGAGAGTAACCGCAGATACACAAAGGACAGGTTCACAG TGGCCCTCTCACCCTTCACTGTAACACGCCGTATAGGTCACCCCTATCAGAACCGGACGCCCCCTAAGAAGAAGAAGCCGCGCACGTCCTTCACGCGCCTGCAGATCTGCGAGCTGGAAAAGCGCTTCCACCGCCAGAAGTACCTGGCCTCGGCCGAGCGCGCCGCTCTGGCCAAGGCGCTCAAGATGACCGACGCGCAGGTCAAAACCTGGTTCCAGAACCGGAGGACGAAGTGGAG GCGACAGACCGCGGAGGAGCGTGAGGCCGAGAGGCAGCAGGCGAACCGCATCCTTTTGCAGCTGCAGCAGGAGGCCTTCCAGAAGAGTCTGGCGCAGCCGCTGCCTGCAGACCCACTGTGCGTGCACAACTCGTCGCTCTTTGCCCTGCAGAACCTGCAGCCGTGGTCTGACGACTCCACCAAAATCACCAGCGTCACGTCGGTGGCTTCGGCCTGCGAGTGA
- the Tlx1 gene encoding T-cell leukemia homeobox protein 1 isoform X2: protein MEHLGPHHLHPGHAEPISFGIDQILNSPDQGGCMGPASRLQDGEYGLGCLVGGAYAYGGGGGSAAGAGAGGAGAYGAGGPGGPGGPAGGGACSMGPLAGSYNVNMALAGGGGPGGGGGGGGGGGAGPLSAAGVIRVPAHRPLAGAVAHPQPLATGLPTVPSVPAVPGVNNLTGLTFPWMESNRRYTKDRFTGHPYQNRTPPKKKKPRTSFTRLQICELEKRFHRQKYLASAERAALAKALKMTDAQVKTWFQNRRTKWRRQTAEEREAERQQANRILLQLQQEAFQKSLAQPLPADPLCVHNSSLFALQNLQPWSDDSTKITSVTSVASACE from the exons ATGGAGCACCTGGGGCCGCACCACCTCCACCCGGGCCACGCGGAGCCCATCAGCTTCGGCATCGACCAGATCCTCAACAGCCCGGACCAGGGCGGCTGCATGGGGCCCGCTTCGCGCCTGCAGGACGGAGAATACGGCCTGGGCTGCTTGGTCGGAGGCGCCTACGCTTACGGCGGCGGCGGGGGCTCGGCCGCGGGCGCGGGGGCCGGGGGCGCGGGAGCCTACGGCGCCGGGGGCCCGGGCGGGCCCGGCGGCCCGGCGGGCGGCGGAGCCTGCAGCATGGGCCCTCTGGCCGGCTCCTACAACGTGAACATGGCCTTGGCGGGCGGCGGCGggccgggcggcggcggcggcggcgggggcggcgggggcgCGGGGCCGCTGAGCGCCGCGGGCGTGATCCGGGTGCCCGCGCACAGGCCGCTGGCCGGAGCGGTGGCCCACCCCCAGCCGCTGGCCACCGGCTTGCCCACCGTGCCCTCCGTGCCCGCGGTGCCGGGCGTCAACAACCTCACTGGCCTCACCTTCCCCTGGATGGAGAGTAACCGCAGATACACAAAGGACAGGTTCACAG GTCACCCCTATCAGAACCGGACGCCCCCTAAGAAGAAGAAGCCGCGCACGTCCTTCACGCGCCTGCAGATCTGCGAGCTGGAAAAGCGCTTCCACCGCCAGAAGTACCTGGCCTCGGCCGAGCGCGCCGCTCTGGCCAAGGCGCTCAAGATGACCGACGCGCAGGTCAAAACCTGGTTCCAGAACCGGAGGACGAAGTGGAG GCGACAGACCGCGGAGGAGCGTGAGGCCGAGAGGCAGCAGGCGAACCGCATCCTTTTGCAGCTGCAGCAGGAGGCCTTCCAGAAGAGTCTGGCGCAGCCGCTGCCTGCAGACCCACTGTGCGTGCACAACTCGTCGCTCTTTGCCCTGCAGAACCTGCAGCCGTGGTCTGACGACTCCACCAAAATCACCAGCGTCACGTCGGTGGCTTCGGCCTGCGAGTGA